The nucleotide window TAAAGGTGTTAAGCCACTTGCACCAGAACGGTGCTATACAGCTGTCCATACACCTTCGCAAAGTACATCATTATACAGTCAGATTTCCTGTCTTGGTTATACCACCTGGCTTCAGGCCGATAATTTATTAACCCTACCTAGAGCAGCATATGCATCAAACCCCATAGAAAAGGCAGGTACATACAGGGTAGCTGCACAGACATGCACAGATTCATTATCGTTTCCATGTCATAGGCACCTccctgaaccccaaatccctaTGAAACCTTCTGCCATAGGAGAGTGGGTGAGAAGCCTGCCAGGGACCGCCGTTCCTaggggctctgtgcagggatGCTGCCGCCAGCGTTCCGCGGCACTGGGCAGTCGGAGGGCCCGGACAAGCTGGGACGGGGCGGCAGGCGGCCGACCACCTCCCATCCCGGGACGGCTCATGCGGAGTGGGGCCGAGCGGAGGCCTGGTGGGGCTCCGTGGCCCCTTGGGCACCGTCCCCCGGAGCGGAGAATCGCCGCAGGTCTGCGCTCCCGCGGCGGCTCGGGGGCAcgtcccgccccgccgcccgcacGGCCCCATCCCCGCCGGGCCGCCGACCCGTCCGCTCCCTCCCGCGGTGCCCGCGGAGCCCGGGGACGGCGCTCGGGGCTGACCTGGATGGTTTGCCTGTTGTACACTTTCACCACGTGAAAATTGAAACTGTAAATCCCTTTCCTGGGCGCGATGAAAGTGCTCCGCTCCGAGTCGAAGTTGCTGCCGATATTCACTAGTACCTGTAAGGGAAGGGCACCGTTAGCACCAACGCGGGGCCACCGccgcccagccccgctgccccccgGCTCCCAGCGCCCCCCCTTCCCGCGGGCagggccccgcggggcggcgcgtccccggcccggccccgccaccGGCCCCGGCAACTTCTCCCGCGGCGGCGCGCCCCGAGCCCCGCCGCCCCGGAGCGCCCGagccccgccgcgcccgcccGACCTGGTCGAAGTAGATGATCATGGTGCGGTTGCTCATCTCGGAGGGCTCGTGGTTGGTGCTACGGATGGCGGAGAAGGCGACCTTGGCGCTGCCGGAGCGCACGGAGATGCCGAGCGCCGTGCCGGTGGGGTCGGAGGTGGGGTTGGAGTCGCACACCACGAGGCACTTGCCCTCCAGCACGATGGGCTCCGTCTCGTTCTGCCCGCACGCCACCCACGCCgcgcccagcagcagccccagccccagccccagcctcgaACCCCGCATGGCGCCGCGCTCCCTTCGCTCCGCGCCGGGCGGCACCGTCCGGGCTCCGCTCCGCTCgctgccctgccccgccgcgCTCAGAGCGGGGCCGAGCGCGCCCCGCCGGGTGGGAAGCGGCCGCGAGGAGGCACCGGAGCGCCGGCACACATAGCGCGGAGCGCTGCGGCGCGGAGCGGGGGCCGAGCGCTtcggagcggagcggagccgcCCGCCGCGCCGAGCGGGGCTGAGGGaggcggcgggaggcggcggcgctgccggggctgccggcGAGCACAAAGACGGCGCGGGGCGCGGCCCCGCCTCCCCACCGGCCCCGCGCTGGCGTCAGCGCCCCGCGCCCGCCTCCGCCGCGCCCGGCCCAACCGGCGCCCgccgcgcgccgccgccgccaatGGCCGCGCAGTCCGCctgccgccgcccgccgccgccgctttTGTGGGGCGGCGCGGGCCCGGGCGCGGGAGCAGGTGCCCGGCAGCCGCCCGCACCGCACCGCACCGCACCGCGTAGGTAGGAGCGCCGGGGCGCGGAGGCGCCGCGCGGGGCTGAGGCAGGGCGGGGCTCGAGAGCTCCCGCGGAGCAGCTCCGACCGGGGCGTCGGGCAGAGCCGGGCTGCGGGCCCGtggggcggagcggggccgcggCTTTCCGCGGTGCAGCTGGGCGAGGCAGGCTGGAAGGGAGCGGGCTGCTGGCCGGGCAAagggccgctgccgccgccgcctccgaGCAGGCGGAGCAGCACCGGCTGTGACCCCGCGCCCCTCCCGCCAGAGATCGCACCGAGGGACGGGATGCCGCCGGTACCCCTCTCAGAAGTGTCAGGCTCCGCTGTCTTCTTCAGCCGCCTCGTTCGCATCCCGGGGAGGAACAAACCGCACGGCTTCCCGAGCAAGGAACTCCGACATCGTCTGAGCCTTTCGTGGCCGGCAGAGCGCCCAGCTCACAGGGACAGTTCCAGTCCCGCCAGCCCGGACTCCGCGCCTTGCCCGGAGCGCGGCTTTAGGGTCGGCGTTGTTTCCTAAAGTGCAAAGATTGCTTTGTCTCGGTGGACGTCTGACCTGTGTTCGTTCTGGATGTGCTGTCAAAAAATCATCACCCGGGATTGTAAATGAAGAGGTTAGAAACAAACGACTGGAACAGAGTTATTTTCTAACTGGCAGATCTGTTTACAAAGTTAAACGTCAGAGATAAAAACTTTTATGGAGTTTTAGCATCTTCTCTGGGAAACTGAATGTCATCCAAAACTGGACTCCAGTGCAAATCATTATAAATTTTGGTAAATGCtttactttattttactgtgCTGGTCCAATTGTGTGATTCGTAAGATTTTTTACGTGGGATCTCTCTCGTAAAACTGCCATAAATAAAACTTTATTCATATAGTTGCCCTGCAAAGTTAAATGAGTGTCTGTAAAGTTGTTCAGACAGTCAGTGAAGTATCAGTCTGCCCGTGGGTTGGTACTGGCTGGCTCTGAGGGGACGGGATGTAGCGGGAACCAATGGCATCGGGAGCCTCCCAGGGAGGGTCAGAATAACCCGCGCTTTAGATGTTCAGCAGCGAAGCAGTCTGGAAACCAGTGTAGTGGCAAGATGATTCTAGGGGAAGAACAGTAGTCAGAAAGGAGTTGGGGAgataataaaatagaaataaaaattctcCCGAGGAGCAGAAAGTGAGTGGGTGGAGCCACAGCCTGTTAGAAGGTGTGTTATGTTTTACTTCAAGACATGAGCTTAAGATTTACAATGTATTATTGCTGCTGACAGTCTTAACTGAATCTGAAATCAGAATCAGAAActgtaaaatgaaatttataTTTCTAAGGGGTACTAATAAGGctaaaccaaataaaaattaGTGAAAATGAGCATTTTTCATTCTTGTCATTTTGGTGAAATGACTTGGGGAAATGGAAACGGAAGGAGCATGATGctgcctttttaatttttttgagcACTTGACTCAAAGAAACATACATGTTCTTTCAACACACATGACTCATAAAAAATATTCATGTATTTCTCTTGTAAGACACTTCTTGTGCATGACAGAAATCAATTATCTTGTGCTATAGAGCTCTTTAGGTGCAGCTTGTGCATTTGAGTCCAGGAGGGTCTGCCAGAGCTGGAAGTTGTTTGGTGTGGGGACCCCGTGGCAGGAGGCTGGGTGGGCCTCCTACCCCCAAACTCTTTGAGTACTCCAATGACTCTGTGGATGGAGTTAGCAGAAAGAGCCAGAACAGGGGCACCTGGAAAAATGAACAAATGTGTCACTTTACCTCACACAGGAGGTGGGCAGGCAGACAAGGAGGTGCCAGCATTCCTGTGCCAGACACCCTTGTTGTCAGTGACTTTCATTCCTGCACACCTGACTAGCACTGTAGCACCcagcttctgcagctctgctgtaaTAAAGTAACACCTGCCATGCAAATAAGCCCTAACTTCATTTTCATTAAATGTCACATGCAGCTGGCTAGGCAGTTGTGTTGATGTCTCTGTGTTGACAACAGTCTCTGTACTGAGCACAAAGAAGAGGGGCTCGGCAGGAGGGTGTAGGGACTGATACATAAGCACATGGCAAAATTGGTGATGTGTGGCAAAGAGCTCCCCATCTAGGAGTGGAAATTTGAAATCCAGATCCTTACAGAGGGCCAGGAATTAAGTTACCCCATCTAATTACAAACTGCTTTGTTAGTTAATGTCACTGAGATCCAAGAGGGCAATGGTCATTGAGATACACTGGAAATGGTGTCAAGGTATTAACAAACTGTAATAGATGTTGTAGATGTTAGTCTGAAATGGATATATTGGTCAAGCAGAGCTCTTTGGTGtttgcttttaagaaaaaactgTTGTGGATGTGGTAAAAATATGTGAACTGTCCATTGTGTGGTAACTCACCCTGACCTCAATATTGACAAATTGACTGCAGACTATGAGTTTATAGAACTCCCCTAATGTTTCACCCAAggttaaagaaacaaaaacaaacaaacaaatcaaaaacaccaaaacccccaaacaaacaacttGGAAATAAtctggatggaaaaaaaaataattgaatgaTCCTAGTTAAGTCCCTGAAGCACCACTTCAGGACTGGTTACTATCCTGCTCAGATCATGAGAGGGTTGCTTATTTTGTACCAGAAAAAAACTATGGAGATACCAAAATAACCATTTTTTTTACCTCTTAAGAAGCAAGCTTAAAGCTCCTAGGAACTGAACTTTTATACGTAGAAACCAAAATATAGTTTAGCCaataagcagcagcagcatttcctgccctccatTACAGTGTCAGTGAGCCTTAATCCTATTTTAGGAAAATCATCGTTAAAACTCAGTCTCAATACACATCTAATTTCAGCTTCACTCATGAAGAAAGTCTCTAAGGGGAACAAGCATAAGCTTCTCTGAAAACATGTACAGAGAAATCTACTGGAAACCTTTCTATTTCCTTCAAGAGAATAATTTAGCAAGAGTTTAGCTTGCTGTGTATAAATTCACCTTTTCACAGACTACTTCCCTTTTGATTTAATCCTTCTTGAATAAGAAATGCAAGGTCTGGTCCATAACTGGATAACTTATATGAAATGCAGTTTGTTCACAATTCTGAAAATGCAGTTTGTTCACTGCTATATTAGTTTATGAACTATAAGCAGCAAAAAGCAATTCAAGAGTTTATATATGCCCACATAAACTTAAGATACTTGTCTTCCCAAGCATCTGCTGGGATTCTGTACAAAGTCTGAAGATGTGTGAAAATGAGATTTAGAGTGAACCAGCTCTTGCTGATCCATACTGTGCTCTATCTAGAACAATCTGATTTGCTGTTGTAAGAGAGGTTTGCATGTATTTATGGTGATTTGCTTATGGTGTCACCTTCAGCTTCCACAGCAAGCAAGTGAGGTGTCTCAGGAGCAGGCTGAGTTCACTGAGAgtgcacagcaggagcagatgcACTGCTAGGGTGCCATCCAGCAGAATTATCTGTAATGCTCCACTGTAGAATAAAAAAGGCCCAGGATTTGCTGTGCCTCTTGCCTGCCTGTGCAGGTTGTACTCAGCAGAGGAAATCCATAAAATGGCACAGACAGGTTTGGGGCCAGGCAGCACCAGGCCAGGGATGGACACCAGAGAGTGCCTGTGCTTTCTGAGGTGTGTGCCTGACAACAGCCAGCTGATCATTTGTGTATATTCCTGTCTCAACCTTCTGTAATTTTATTTGATCAAATGAAACCAGGTTGTTTCCCAACATAAAtcatgcacttttttttttttcctatagaaAAATAGTTCTGATTTTCACTTTTAGATATTGCTTCTGGATAGAGAATATCAAACAATATAAGCTTAGTGTTTTTTCTGTGCCTTCATGTGTTTTGTAATATTAAGAAAATTGATAAAatgttgaaataaaaattcaactCTTGCAGTTCACATTTTTGGCAAACCTGAGTCTCAGGTAGTTACAAACAGAAGCAGTTACAAACAGAAGGTCAAAGGGGAAAGAGTTACACAGTCTTAACCAAGTGAGGATTGCAGCAGTAAATTAATGTCAAATTATCTACCTTGAAGGATCCTTGGGCTACACAGGCCCTATACTGGGCTTGTATATTTTGAAGAACAACACAgctcattaaaataatttaataataaatttcaTCTGCTGAATTTTACTGCCTGCCTGCAATACAGTGTTTGACTTCTGATTTCACATATGTATTACATAGGTTACATAGGACAACTTTAGAAATGGGAAAGAGTATTAACTCACTGCTAAGGGCATTTGAAAACCTCATCCCTGAGACAAATATTAAATAATCTGGTTTATACAGTTGTAAATGTCCATGTGTAGAATAGCACTatcaagctttttttttttttaagtaacatTGGATTTCAGTCTTACCTTGAGATGTCTGTTTTACAGCTGCATTTCCTTATGGCATTCACAGCAACAGATCTCTGTTGCTGTATTGACTGATGATGTGAGATAATTTATTACTCACGTGGAATATCAGCAGATTTTCTTTCAGGTACAAAAATTTCCAAAGTGAGCAATGATGCCAAGGTCAGGAGCTcgatttgtttttcttgtcaTGGACTTCTGTCAAAACAAGTGCATTGTTACAAATGAATAACTCAAACTGGAAATTAGCTGCCATTCAGATAGGTAATTGTATTTTAACAGGGCAAAATCCCAGCccaagctgccagagcaggCTCAGCTGAAGCCAGCACGGGCTGGAGCAGCGTGTGTGCTTGCTGAAATTGTAAATGGGGCCACCTCGGTCATGCTGCCTCTTCAAACTTAGAAGAATTAAGACCAAAGCTGTCCAAATGTTAACTGAAACTCCTAATAATTAAGGGTTATTAGGGGCTGTTGGCTGGCTTTATTTTCTACTGCAATGCACTTGTATTTGTGGATTCTATCTATACACAGAATTAAGAGCTCTGTTTGAACAGGTAATTCAATCTCCTCTGTGTAATTTAgccaataatttttttttcctggcccTTAATTTTGGCTGTGTTTCATGATGTGCAATGCAACTGCAATACTAAAAATAATCTCATTCAATATACTTTATCTGAAAGGATAAATCAGACCACCTTACAAATGCTGGgtaatattctgattttttttttttttgtttctactTACGAAGGAAGCCCCAGAGGTGCTGAGGGGAATTTTTCGTGTGCATCTTTCCCTCTAGTGGCTGTTCTTCTCAGGGAAAAGTAGCAAGAGCAACACTTCTGCACTTCTGTATTGGGGACAAAGCGATGGCAGGATGGAGGGAAGGAGACAGACAAACTTTTAGGTACCAGGAAATTAAAGTTGAATGATGAGCCATAGAAGACAAAGATAAAGCAACCATGGATTTGACTACCTTTTCATGGAAAATGTAAAGTGTTCTTGAAGTGTTATAATAATTTTGATCAGTTGCATGCAAGGTCGGCTTCTCAGCCACTTCATAGTCTCTCACATTGATCCTTTTGTCAGTCAGTCATATTCCCAGTGCTTGCAGGACTCATGGAGATGGAAAATACCTCAGTGACAGCCCATAGACCAGCTATCCCCCATGTATCCATTCCACACCCTTTTCTCCTGTTTGCTaaatattttcctccttttgtcTGTCCTTTTCTTTTTGGCAGCATTAAACCTACAGCCAAGTGTCCATGTTCACTGGGTCCTTTgggctgttcctgctctggggTTAGTGCCTATCACACACCCCAGCTCCCCTTCCCAAATTGTGGTTAAAGGAATGAGTTGAAGCCATAATTCCACAACTGTTCAGAGGATGAGGTGGCTGAGATATCACTGCAGAAACACAGCTGGCCCAGGTAGAAAACAAGGCTGCAGGGGGACAACCACCACGTGGAATATTTCATTAGGACTTGTTTGTGGTCTGCATGCAGCAGTGAGTGCTCACAGGCAGTGAAGCCCATGCACTGTATACATCTCTGCTCACCTTTTCCAAGTGTTGAACCAGTGACTGTGTGGAGGCTAAACACCTCAAATGGAGtaggcagagagaaaaaaaactaaagacagagagggagaaaaaaccTGCTGTAACTTCATTCATCACTCACATGGATGCCAACCTTGGTTAGTTTTCCAGTCCTTTAGCTGGAGACATCTTTATTCCTCTTTGCTTGCTTTCAcccctttgttttcttccatttttgcTAGTTTTATAGCAGAATTGCTCTCTCCAGCCAGACTCATTTATTCTGGCTCAGAACTGAGTGGTTTAGGTCTTTGCAACCTACAGGAGCTGAGAGATTTCCTTAGCCCTTGTCATTTACTGCTCTGACAGTCTACAATAACAAAGCCTATTAGATACCTCCCCTTATTCACTGCACATATTGGGCATATGTGGAATCCTGGCTCAGAAACTATCACAGGGCTACCCCAGGGTGCATCCCAGGGCACTCTTCCATCAGAAATCAAACCTGACAGAAATATCAGATCTAGGAGGTTAACTTGTAACCATAAGTCACAAACAATTAAAATCTTGAAATATTAGTATTTCATTAAGGAGTTCTTCTGAGTAACTTATTTGCTATTCAACCAGTTAAAAATGTCTATAGCCTTTCCCAGAAGAATTTAGACCAACCTATggttgaaaaaaattaataataatggATTACTTACAAGATCTTTGAATTTCTACTGGGGCAGTTCTTCCTGCGCTTATTTCTCTTTAGGTTTGAATGGGAAAATGATTAGTAGTTATGTCTATCTTCagcaaaaaaagtaaaatagtAAATTCTATCAAACTCTGACTACAGCTACTTTTTTATCATAAAATTTTACAAAGTCCCCACCAGTGAGCTCATTAGTGTAAATGATAGGGCCTTATTTCACGTTTAAAGTCAGCAGTTTTCCTTAGCTACCAAGCAGCCTGTTTTCTTTTGTGACATGGTGATGGAGGACCTTACTccagagagcagggaaaatTTCCTCTCTGTTCTTGCAGGGCAGGTGAGTAGGGCTGCTAAAAGCAAGCAGACTGAGTGGGATTCAGTACTGTCAGTATCCTTCTGGAAGCCTTTCTGAAAAGGAGCAGAGCCTTTGTGTGTAAGGGAGAGAAGTGCATGCTGCACCCCAAGCTTGTTGTGAGGAGCAGATCTCAAGGGACGATGGAAAAGTTGTttctaaagaaaataataaattctcCCTATTCTACCCTCCAAAATCTTTGTGGCATACAAGCACTACATGACATACCCATTGGCATCCTAGGATGCCATCTCTGTGCCTCACCACACACTGGTacctcagcagagctggggacactgcagcgTCCTACTGGCAACAGACACGGCTGGTGCGGGTCTCCTCCTCGATTTCCATGAGCACCTGCAGGGGCAGAGGCAAGAGGAATGGGTTGAACTCTTAAAgacaagataaaaataaaaatattcaactGAAAATTATTACTTCAGTGGCaaagaggggaaagggggggggggggggggcaaaaCCTTGAATACCAAGTAATTTCTCCTGATTTTCATCTGAAAACCCCTAGCCTGGTAATTGTAGGTTAAACGTGTTAGCCAGCACATGGACACTGTGCCATGCTGCTTACTGAACTCTGCTTTTCACGGACAGTGATTTCTGCACTCATCACGGGGCATCACAATAACTCTAATGAGCACGGTCAGGGGCTAAGGTTGGATTGTTCAGGATGGGTTTGTTCAGAAAGAGGGGGCTCATCCGCTGCTTGCTCAAACCATAACACAGCACATTTCCATCATCTGAGCACTTGGCGTATTTTAGAGTTGTCAGTGGCTTTGAAAGAcagcccagccccgcagccaccgcagcacagtgcagaggggctgcagagagagcagcTCATGCGGGAGCGCAGCCCGTGTGGGAGCTCAGCCCGTGTgtgagctcagcccagcccgtGTGTGAGCACAGCCCGTGTGTGAGCTCAGCCCgtgtgtgagcacagcccagcccgtgtgtgagctcagctcagcccgTGTGTGAGCTCAGCCCGTGTgtgagctcagcccagcccgtGTGTGAGCACAGCCCGTGTGTGAGCTCAGCCCgtgtgtgagcacagcccagcccgtgtgtgagctcagcccagcccgtgtgtgagctcagcccagcccgtGTGTGAGCTCAGCCCGTGTGTGAGCTCAGCCCATGTGTAAGCACAGCTCAGCCCGTGTGTGAGCCCAGCCCGTGTGTGAGCACAGCCCGTGTgtgagctcagctcagcccgTGTGTGAGCACAGCCCGTGTgtgagctcagctcagcccgTGTGTGAGCACAGCCCGTGTGTGAGCTCAGCCCgtgtgtgagcacagcccagcccgtgtgtgagcacagcccagcccgtGTGTGAGCCCAGCCCGTGTgtgagctcagctcagcccgTGTGTGAGCACAGCCCGTGTGTGAGCACAGCCCGTGTgtgagctcagctcagcccgTGTGTGAGCCCAGCCCGTGTgtgagctcagcccagcccgtGTGTGAGCACAGCCCGTGTGTGAGCTCAGCCCGTGTGTGAGCTCAGCCCATGTGTAAGCACAGCTCAGCCCGTGTGTGAGCTCAGCCCGTGTgtgagctcagctcagcccgTGTGTGAGCTCAGCCCGTGTgtgagctcagcccagcccgtGTGTGAGCTCAGCCCATGTGTAAGCACAGCTCAGCCCGTGTgtgagctcagcccagcccgtGTGTGAGCTCAGCCCATGCGGGAGCGCAGCCCATGTGTGAGCCCAGCCCGTGTGTGAGCACAGCCCGTGTgtgagctcagctcagcccgTGTGTGAGCCCAGCCCGTGTGTGAGCTCAGCCCGTGTGTGAGCACAGCCCGTGTGTGAGCCCAGCCCGTGTgtgagctcagcccagcccgtGTGTGAGCCCAGCCCGTGTgtgagctcagcccagcccgtGTGTGAGCCCAGCCCGTGTgtgagctcagctcagcccgTGTGTAAGCTCAGCCCAGCCCGTGTGTGATCTCAGCCCGTGCGTGCCCCGCAGCTGCGGACTCCGGGCACTGCGGCCGGGCCACTGCGCCTCTGCTGCCACCTCGGCACGGCCGCTCCAGAGGAAATCCGAGAGctgcagcgtggagagcctttcAGTGCAGCCAACAAAATAACAAACTGGGGATGTGGGCACGCGGATTTTAAAAGTTCGAGTTAGTAAAGGCTGGAGGAGCATAACTGTTCGTGCCATTTCTGAAGGAAACCCACTATCCCTAGAGGCAAGAGCAAtctagttaaaaaaagaaaaaaaatcctggaagcAAACCACTTTGACTTGATGAGGAAAGAAGGTAtctcacagaaaacaaaatgtctTCCATTGACTAATTGGAGCaacattatttaaatattaagcagtgaaaaaaaaaagtcgcTATTAATTTCCCTGGGGTTAAGCAGTGAATTCTTACCTCTCAATTCTAGATTTCTAATTTTGCAGACAGCTGGGCTAGTGGTACCCCCCACAATAGCATCCTTTGGTGTGCTGATTCCCTGTAAAGTTCCATCCAAAGCCTATCAGGCTGACagtccatttttttctttcatcttctcTCAACCTTGAACTTACCTTACCATCCATGGACTTGAGTGTTTTGTGTCATTTCTGGAACTGCAATTGTGCTACAAGATTAGGGCAGAAAAAGAATAAAGGGAATTGTTTCAGATGAGGAGGACTTTTATattgcaggtttttttcaggTTCACAGAGCACAGAAAAGTTCCTGTAGGTTGCAGTAAGCTCCAGACCTGGTACAAGGCTCAGGGGAATGgggaagagatttttttatttgctgagCATTGCAACCACCCCCTCCATGACCAGTGTGAAGGGTGACTGGGATATGTAGGGAGAACTCCTCTACCTCAAGGGCTAAATCTACTTGTTTTGGAAACTGCTCATATAGATGAACTTTTGAGGAGATAAAAATTGCTCTTCATCTAATTGTCACTGCTACTTGGGCCAAATTCTTATTTACAGTGGAGTAATTTTTGCATATATATTAAATACAGCAGTAGTGGAAAGAATAGTTAATGAATATGGGTACCTAGTTCTTCATCAACACTGCCTCCACAGGTACATTTCATCCCctgaaacaaaaaatccaaGTTAAGCCTGTCACAAATATCATATCTTATATATTCCTTCCTCTAACTATACCCACCAGCAGATTGTCCATCAGTGCTGCAGGCAGCTTGTGACAAACTGCTGCTTCAGTAATTACTGAAGGTCTGTACCACATTTGTGATGCTGCTCAC belongs to Agelaius phoeniceus isolate bAgePho1 chromosome 12, bAgePho1.hap1, whole genome shotgun sequence and includes:
- the CBLN1 gene encoding cerebellin-1, whose product is MRGSRLGLGLGLLLGAAWVACGQNETEPIVLEGKCLVVCDSNPTSDPTGTALGISVRSGSAKVAFSAIRSTNHEPSEMSNRTMIIYFDQVLVNIGSNFDSERSTFIAPRKGIYSFNFHVVKVYNRQTIQVSLMLNGWPVISAFAGDQDVTREAASNGVLIQMEKGDRAYLKLERGNLMGGWKYSTFSGFLVFPL